In Xanthomonas sp. SI, the following are encoded in one genomic region:
- a CDS encoding cellulase — protein MHDVQIAPIAAPQLRAAVPRARLRRCLLQALFAVSCLAAAPLALAGPYKIFGNHYAWVNNFNDPNNVIQGTFGTGSTPELRVTFNFANSSLYGYPAIVRGWHYDWNPTSDTLFPRQVSSLSTIPVKFNYSAGGSNLGGDFAYDLFFRHDTSKGVPQLEVMIWGGHNSWPIGTLSASNVISAGGYTFDLWEGNNSAAGYYVYTFIPHGTAGQPNLPTSGNLNVDVKPFLNWLQANRSKDGRYSNALYLHVVEAGFEVVRGNGWAKVSATIDAH, from the coding sequence ATGCATGATGTCCAGATCGCTCCGATCGCCGCACCGCAGCTGCGCGCCGCCGTGCCACGCGCGCGCTTGCGCCGGTGCCTGCTGCAAGCCTTGTTCGCCGTGTCGTGCCTGGCGGCCGCGCCGCTGGCCTTGGCCGGGCCTTACAAGATCTTCGGCAACCACTATGCGTGGGTCAACAATTTCAACGACCCCAACAACGTCATCCAGGGCACCTTCGGCACCGGCAGCACGCCGGAGCTGAGGGTCACCTTCAATTTCGCCAACTCCAGCCTGTACGGGTATCCGGCGATCGTGCGCGGCTGGCACTACGACTGGAATCCGACCAGCGATACCTTGTTCCCACGGCAGGTGTCGTCGCTGAGCACGATCCCGGTCAAGTTCAACTACAGCGCCGGCGGCAGCAACCTGGGCGGCGATTTCGCCTACGACCTGTTCTTCCGCCACGACACCAGCAAGGGCGTGCCGCAGCTGGAAGTGATGATCTGGGGCGGGCACAACTCCTGGCCGATCGGCACGCTCAGCGCCAGCAACGTGATCAGCGCCGGCGGCTATACCTTCGACCTGTGGGAAGGCAACAACAGCGCCGCCGGCTACTACGTCTACACGTTCATCCCGCACGGCACCGCCGGCCAGCCCAACCTGCCCACCAGCGGCAACCTCAACGTCGACGTCAAGCCGTTCCTGAACTGGCTGCAGGCCAACCGCAGCAAGGACGGCCGTTACAGCAACGCGCTGTACCTGCATGTGGTCGAGGCCGGCTTCGAGGTGGTGCGCGGCAACGGCTGGGCCAAGGTCAGCGCGACCATCGACGCGCATTGA
- a CDS encoding polysaccharide deacetylase family protein, with product MASWGMTVPETLHRIPRHPYRWLPVALASQALVAALWWHWGWRIGLPALLASHAALVLPVFLPRAWLYAPVLSRLPGTAPRVWLTIDDGPSADTAPLLDLLDRHQAKATFFLVGVRAAARPELVREILRRGHGIGNHSHTHPQAWFWALGPRRMAREIGQAQQVLGAIAGTAPRWYRSVVGMTNPFVAAPLRAHGLTRVAWSARGFDGVNCDPAATVARIARDLAPGAIVLLHEGAAHGHNLAIVEGVLQAMRDKGLVSILPG from the coding sequence ATGGCATCATGGGGCATGACAGTTCCGGAAACGCTGCATCGCATCCCCCGTCACCCCTACCGCTGGCTGCCTGTGGCGCTGGCCTCGCAGGCGCTGGTGGCGGCGCTCTGGTGGCACTGGGGCTGGCGGATCGGGCTGCCGGCGCTGCTGGCCTCGCATGCGGCCCTGGTGCTGCCGGTGTTCCTGCCGCGGGCCTGGCTGTACGCGCCGGTGCTCAGCCGCCTGCCCGGCACCGCCCCGCGGGTGTGGCTGACCATCGACGACGGCCCCTCCGCCGACACTGCGCCGCTGCTGGACCTGCTCGACCGCCACCAGGCCAAGGCCACCTTCTTCCTGGTCGGCGTGCGCGCTGCTGCCCGCCCGGAACTGGTGCGCGAGATCCTGCGCCGCGGCCACGGCATCGGCAACCACAGCCACACCCACCCGCAGGCCTGGTTCTGGGCGCTGGGGCCGCGGCGCATGGCGCGCGAGATCGGCCAGGCGCAGCAGGTGCTGGGCGCCATCGCCGGCACCGCGCCGCGCTGGTACCGCTCGGTGGTGGGCATGACCAACCCGTTCGTCGCCGCGCCGCTGCGCGCGCATGGCCTGACCCGGGTGGCGTGGAGCGCGCGCGGCTTCGACGGCGTGAACTGCGATCCCGCCGCGACCGTGGCGCGCATCGCGCGCGATCTGGCGCCCGGCGCGATCGTGCTGCTGCACGAGGGCGCGGCGCATGGGCACAACCTGGCGATCGTGGAAGGCGTGTTGCAGGCGATGCGCGACAAAGGCCTGGTCAGCATCCTGCCGGGCTAG
- a CDS encoding amidohydrolase family protein — protein sequence MSRSAPPSRHLAQRLLIAACLALGSAPAFAQDVLIRGATVHTASARGTLQNADVLVQGGTIRAVGSGLSAPAGVAVIEAKGRPLTPALFGGITEIGIEEVSGESSTVDSALSLPHDQPMRPEFDVTLAYNPDSVLIPVARVEGIGFTALGANSGGAFIAGQGAVMRLDGGADPIGPRALYVRLGSDALELSGKSRAAQWMLLDQLVAEARGRMPADSPHALLTPAGRAVLARYLAGQGRIVVAVNRAADIRQLLRWAQREKVRIAIAGGDEAWKLAPELARAQVPVFVNALDDLPASFDQIGATLENAARLHAAGVAVSFTQGGDGSHNARKQRQLAGNAVAHGLPWEDGLAGLTRVPAEALGVGDRLGSIAPGKLADLVLWEGDPLDVAHYAEQVWLGGRAMPMRSRQTELRDRYMKQAGALPRAYTQ from the coding sequence ATGAGCCGCTCCGCTCCGCCCTCGCGCCACCTGGCGCAACGCCTGCTCATCGCGGCCTGCCTGGCCCTGGGCAGCGCGCCCGCCTTCGCCCAGGACGTGCTGATCCGCGGCGCCACCGTGCATACCGCCAGCGCGCGCGGCACGCTGCAGAACGCCGACGTGCTGGTCCAGGGCGGCACTATCCGCGCGGTCGGCAGCGGCTTGTCGGCACCGGCCGGGGTCGCGGTGATCGAGGCCAAGGGCCGCCCGCTGACCCCCGCGCTGTTCGGCGGCATCACCGAGATCGGCATCGAGGAAGTGTCCGGCGAGTCCTCCACCGTGGACAGCGCGCTGAGCCTGCCGCACGACCAGCCGATGCGCCCGGAGTTCGACGTGACCCTGGCCTACAACCCCGACTCGGTGCTGATCCCGGTCGCGCGCGTGGAGGGCATCGGCTTCACCGCGCTCGGCGCCAACAGCGGCGGCGCCTTCATCGCCGGCCAGGGCGCGGTGATGCGCCTGGACGGCGGCGCCGACCCGATCGGCCCACGCGCGCTGTACGTGCGCCTGGGCAGCGACGCGCTGGAACTGAGCGGCAAGTCGCGCGCCGCGCAATGGATGCTGCTCGACCAGTTGGTGGCCGAAGCGCGCGGACGCATGCCGGCCGACTCGCCGCATGCCTTGCTGACCCCGGCCGGGCGCGCCGTGCTGGCCAGGTACCTGGCCGGCCAGGGTCGCATCGTGGTGGCGGTGAACCGCGCCGCCGACATCCGCCAGCTGCTGCGCTGGGCGCAACGCGAGAAGGTGCGCATCGCCATCGCCGGCGGCGACGAGGCGTGGAAACTGGCGCCGGAACTGGCCAGGGCGCAGGTGCCGGTGTTCGTCAACGCGCTGGACGACCTGCCGGCCAGCTTCGACCAGATCGGCGCCACCCTGGAGAACGCCGCGCGCCTGCACGCGGCCGGCGTCGCGGTGAGCTTCACCCAAGGCGGCGACGGCTCGCACAACGCGCGCAAGCAGCGCCAGCTGGCCGGCAACGCGGTAGCGCACGGGCTACCCTGGGAAGACGGCCTGGCCGGCCTGACCCGGGTTCCGGCCGAGGCGCTGGGCGTGGGCGACAGGCTCGGCAGCATCGCCCCCGGCAAACTCGCCGACCTGGTTCTGTGGGAAGGCGATCCACTGGACGTGGCCCACTACGCCGAACAGGTCTGGCTGGGCGGCCGCGCGATGCCGATGCGTTCGCGCCAGACCGAACTGCGCGACCGCTACATGAAGCAGGCCGGCGCGCTGCCGCGGGCGTATACGCAGTAG
- a CDS encoding type I secretion system permease/ATPase: MSGGMASLSIIEGGEAVQDRTDLALQGLVLLAQFHGVAADAAQLAHAFARIGESFDETTLLLAAKQLGLKAKVVSQSASRIGMAALPALALVPDGEAFIVAKVSGEQILIHDLVEKRPRSISVAEFEARYKGRLLQVASRASVLGDLAKFDFSWFIPAVVKYRKLMLEVFVVSFFIQLFALVTPLFYQVVMDKVLVHHGLTTLDVIAIGLVSMGVFEVVLSGLRTYVFAHTTSKIDVELGARLFRHVLALPLAYFESRRVGDTIARVRELENIRNFLTGQALTSVLDLFFTVVFLAVMFWYSGWLTLIVVLSLPLYALISTLVTPVLRTRLNEKFARGADNQSFLVETISGIGTVKAMAVDPRVTRTWDNQLAGYVNAGFGVTRIATLGQQSVQLVQKLTAVAVLFWGAKLVIEGKLSVGQLIAFNMLSGQVTAPIIRLAQLWQDFQQVGISVERLGDILNTRTEVPGSRLALPPIRGQVTFERVTFRYRPDAPEVLNGIELDVRPGEVIGIVGRSGSGKSTLTKLVQRLYTPERGRVLIDGQDLALADPAWLRRQLGVVLQENFLFNRSVRENIALSDPGMSLDRVINAARLAGAHDFIVELPEGYDTKVGEHGAGLSGGQRQRIAIARALIGDPRILILDEATSALDYESEHAVMSNMRSICKGRTVLIIAHRLSTVRQANRIVVVEKGRIVESGSHSELVDRPDGHYANLFRLQQGTP; this comes from the coding sequence ATGTCAGGGGGAATGGCGTCGCTCTCGATCATCGAGGGCGGTGAGGCTGTGCAGGATCGAACAGATCTGGCACTGCAGGGTTTGGTGCTGCTTGCGCAGTTTCATGGGGTGGCAGCCGATGCGGCGCAACTCGCGCATGCGTTCGCACGTATCGGCGAATCGTTCGACGAAACCACATTGCTGTTGGCTGCCAAGCAACTTGGGCTCAAGGCTAAGGTGGTGTCGCAATCTGCCTCGCGGATAGGTATGGCGGCCCTGCCAGCGCTTGCGCTGGTGCCGGACGGCGAGGCATTCATTGTCGCAAAGGTCAGTGGCGAACAAATCCTGATCCACGATCTGGTCGAAAAGCGGCCGCGCTCGATTTCAGTTGCTGAGTTCGAGGCACGCTATAAAGGTCGCTTGTTGCAAGTGGCATCTCGTGCTTCTGTGCTCGGCGATCTGGCCAAGTTCGATTTCAGCTGGTTCATCCCCGCGGTGGTCAAGTATCGCAAGCTGATGCTCGAGGTGTTCGTCGTCTCCTTCTTCATCCAGCTGTTCGCGCTGGTAACGCCGCTGTTCTATCAAGTCGTGATGGACAAGGTGCTGGTCCATCACGGATTGACAACCCTGGACGTCATCGCCATCGGGCTGGTCTCGATGGGCGTGTTCGAGGTGGTGTTGTCTGGCTTGCGTACCTATGTCTTCGCCCACACGACCAGCAAGATCGATGTGGAGCTCGGTGCGCGTCTGTTCCGCCACGTACTCGCCCTGCCGCTGGCTTATTTCGAATCGCGGCGAGTAGGCGACACCATCGCACGCGTGAGGGAGCTGGAGAATATCCGTAATTTCCTGACCGGGCAGGCGCTTACTTCGGTGCTGGACCTGTTCTTCACCGTGGTATTCCTGGCGGTGATGTTCTGGTATAGCGGTTGGCTCACCTTGATCGTAGTGTTGTCCTTGCCGCTTTACGCACTGATCTCGACACTAGTGACCCCGGTGTTGCGGACCCGCCTGAACGAGAAGTTCGCCCGCGGTGCGGACAACCAATCCTTTCTAGTGGAAACCATCAGTGGCATCGGCACAGTCAAGGCAATGGCGGTCGACCCGCGTGTTACCCGTACCTGGGACAATCAACTCGCTGGTTACGTCAATGCGGGCTTCGGCGTTACCAGGATCGCCACGCTCGGTCAGCAAAGCGTGCAACTGGTCCAAAAACTGACAGCCGTCGCCGTGTTGTTCTGGGGCGCCAAGCTGGTCATCGAGGGCAAACTGTCGGTTGGGCAATTGATCGCCTTCAATATGCTGTCCGGTCAGGTGACTGCGCCGATCATCCGCCTGGCCCAGCTGTGGCAGGACTTTCAGCAGGTCGGCATATCGGTCGAGCGGTTGGGCGACATCCTCAATACGCGTACCGAGGTGCCAGGTAGCCGCCTGGCGCTGCCTCCGATACGTGGGCAAGTGACGTTCGAACGGGTGACGTTCCGTTATCGTCCTGATGCGCCGGAAGTGCTGAACGGCATCGAGTTGGATGTCCGGCCAGGCGAGGTCATCGGCATCGTAGGACGATCTGGCTCCGGCAAGAGCACCTTGACCAAGCTGGTGCAGAGGCTCTACACGCCTGAGCGTGGCCGCGTCCTGATCGATGGTCAGGACCTGGCGTTGGCCGATCCTGCCTGGCTGCGCCGGCAGCTGGGCGTTGTGCTGCAGGAGAACTTCCTGTTCAACCGCAGTGTGCGCGAGAACATCGCCCTGTCCGACCCCGGCATGTCGCTGGATCGGGTGATCAATGCGGCGAGACTGGCGGGCGCACACGACTTCATCGTCGAGTTGCCGGAAGGCTACGACACCAAGGTGGGCGAGCACGGCGCGGGTCTATCCGGCGGCCAGCGCCAGCGAATCGCGATTGCACGCGCATTGATCGGTGATCCTCGCATCCTGATCCTGGATGAGGCGACCAGCGCTCTGGACTATGAGTCCGAGCATGCGGTGATGAGCAACATGCGTTCGATCTGCAAAGGCCGCACCGTGCTGATCATTGCCCATCGGCTATCGACCGTGCGCCAGGCCAATCGGATCGTCGTGGTGGAAAAGGGACGCATCGTAGAGAGCGGCTCGCACAGCGAACTGGTGGATCGTCCAGACGGCCACTACGCAAATCTATTCCGACTTCAGCAGGGAACCCCATGA
- a CDS encoding pyridoxal phosphate-dependent aminotransferase: MPTPPIKPLAIRERLSEVRYEIRGELARRARELEAQGRKLIKLNIGNPGAFGFRAPEHLQRAIADDMGRTDPYTHQQGLPEAREAIAAAYARRQHPDAHPDRIFIGNGVSELIDLSLRALLNPGDEVLVPSPDYPLWSAATILNDGRPVYYRCAPENGFQPDPVEIETLVSSRTRAIVLINPNNPSGASYSRELLEKIVAIAAKHNLLLMVDEIYDQVLYDGADFVPVAPLAGEHPCISFGGLSKVHRACGWRVGWALLSGAAERVTEFRNAMDLLGALRLCANVPGQYAIDAAVNGPDTISPLCAPGGRLYETRRAVIEACAASEHLSLVQPAGALYAFPAVVGAAARNFDDHDFALELMNDEGVLVVPGSSFNVPYRHHFRVTLLPEAAVMREVFARIDRVLARRAEAATKVVPLKQRSVAGGR, translated from the coding sequence ATGCCCACGCCCCCGATCAAGCCGCTCGCGATCCGCGAACGCCTGTCCGAAGTCCGCTACGAGATCCGGGGCGAACTGGCGCGGCGAGCCCGGGAGCTGGAGGCGCAGGGGCGCAAGCTGATCAAGCTCAACATCGGCAATCCCGGCGCGTTCGGGTTCCGCGCGCCGGAGCACCTGCAGCGTGCGATCGCCGACGACATGGGCCGCACCGATCCCTATACGCACCAGCAGGGCCTGCCGGAGGCGCGCGAGGCGATCGCCGCGGCCTATGCGCGGCGCCAGCACCCGGACGCGCATCCGGACCGCATCTTCATCGGCAACGGGGTCAGCGAGCTGATCGACCTGTCGCTGCGCGCGCTGCTCAATCCCGGCGACGAAGTGCTGGTGCCCTCGCCCGACTATCCGCTGTGGTCGGCCGCCACCATCCTCAACGACGGCCGCCCGGTGTACTACCGCTGCGCGCCGGAGAACGGCTTCCAGCCCGACCCGGTGGAGATCGAGACGCTGGTGTCCTCGCGTACCCGCGCCATCGTGCTGATCAACCCGAACAATCCCAGCGGCGCCAGCTATTCGCGCGAGCTGCTGGAGAAGATCGTGGCGATCGCGGCCAAGCACAACCTGCTGCTGATGGTCGACGAGATCTACGACCAGGTGCTGTACGACGGCGCCGACTTCGTGCCGGTCGCGCCGCTGGCCGGCGAGCACCCGTGCATCAGTTTCGGCGGCCTGAGCAAGGTGCACCGCGCCTGCGGCTGGCGGGTGGGCTGGGCGCTGCTGTCCGGCGCCGCCGAGCGCGTCACCGAATTCCGCAATGCGATGGATCTGCTCGGCGCGCTGCGCCTGTGCGCGAACGTGCCGGGCCAGTACGCGATCGACGCCGCGGTCAACGGCCCGGACACGATCTCGCCGCTGTGCGCGCCGGGCGGGCGCCTGTACGAAACCCGCCGCGCGGTGATCGAGGCCTGTGCGGCCAGCGAACACTTGTCGCTGGTGCAGCCGGCCGGCGCGCTGTACGCGTTCCCGGCGGTGGTCGGCGCGGCCGCGCGCAACTTCGACGACCACGACTTCGCGCTGGAGCTGATGAACGACGAGGGCGTGCTGGTGGTGCCCGGTTCCAGCTTCAACGTGCCCTACCGCCACCATTTCCGCGTGACCCTGTTACCGGAAGCGGCGGTGATGCGCGAGGTGTTCGCGCGCATCGACCGGGTGCTGGCGCGCCGCGCCGAGGCGGCGACCAAGGTGGTGCCGCTGAAGCAGCGCAGTGTGGCTGGGGGGCGGTGA
- the grxD gene encoding Grx4 family monothiol glutaredoxin, with translation MSLDPALRSRIETLLSSNRVVLFMKGQPSMPQCGFSAKAVGALNELGVDFAHVNVLADQDIREGIKAYGDWPTIPQLYVDGELVGGSDIILQMAGSGELSELLGVQAPDRTPPSITITDAAADMLRGALADAPGATLALAIDAQFQPNFQLAPTDPNAIAAESNGLRVQFDLASARRAEGITIDWVDDLRGRGLAIDNPNAPKPVQELSVRDADDQVRAGGLILVDVRPPEERAIASVNVPFRTLDGDQRAQLEALPKDTALAFLCHHGGRSAQAAEQFRALGFSRVHNVVGGIEAWASDVDSSVAKY, from the coding sequence ATGTCCCTCGATCCCGCCCTGCGTTCCCGCATCGAAACGCTGCTCAGTTCCAACCGCGTCGTGCTGTTCATGAAAGGCCAGCCGAGCATGCCGCAGTGCGGCTTCTCCGCCAAGGCGGTGGGTGCGCTGAACGAACTGGGCGTCGATTTCGCCCACGTCAATGTGCTGGCCGACCAGGACATCCGCGAAGGCATCAAGGCCTACGGTGATTGGCCGACCATCCCGCAGCTGTACGTGGACGGCGAACTGGTCGGCGGCAGCGACATCATCCTGCAGATGGCCGGCAGCGGCGAGCTGAGCGAACTGCTCGGCGTGCAGGCGCCGGACCGCACCCCGCCGTCGATCACCATCACCGACGCCGCCGCCGACATGCTGCGCGGCGCGCTGGCCGATGCCCCGGGCGCGACCCTGGCGCTGGCGATCGACGCGCAGTTCCAGCCGAACTTCCAGCTGGCCCCGACCGACCCCAACGCCATCGCCGCCGAGTCCAACGGCCTGCGCGTGCAGTTCGATCTGGCCAGCGCGCGCCGCGCCGAAGGCATCACCATCGACTGGGTCGACGACCTGCGCGGCCGCGGCCTGGCGATCGACAACCCGAACGCGCCCAAGCCGGTGCAGGAACTGAGCGTGCGCGACGCCGACGACCAGGTGCGCGCCGGCGGCCTGATCCTGGTGGACGTGCGCCCGCCGGAAGAGCGCGCAATCGCCTCGGTGAACGTGCCGTTCCGCACCCTGGACGGCGACCAGCGCGCGCAGCTGGAAGCGCTGCCGAAGGACACCGCGCTGGCGTTCCTGTGCCACCACGGCGGGCGCAGCGCGCAGGCCGCCGAGCAGTTCCGCGCGCTCGGCTTCAGCCGCGTGCACAACGTGGTCGGCGGCATCGAGGCCTGGGCCAGCGACGTGGACAGCAGCGTGGCGAAATACTGA
- a CDS encoding DUF924 family protein, whose amino-acid sequence MTEILPCDVVEFWRSAGRERWFAANDSFDANVRQNLLDAHHAAARDEYAAWMGSAEGALALLLLLDQVPRNAFRGSAHAYATDGLARRYAQWALAAGFDQQVEPGLRMFFYLPYEHAEDPGLQREAVELFSALGDADSLQWATQHEDIIQRFGRFPHRNAALGRESTQDEQRFLDEGGFAG is encoded by the coding sequence ATGACCGAGATCCTGCCCTGCGATGTCGTGGAGTTCTGGCGCAGCGCCGGCCGCGAACGCTGGTTCGCCGCCAACGACTCGTTCGATGCGAACGTCCGCCAGAATTTGCTGGACGCGCATCACGCCGCGGCGCGGGACGAATACGCGGCGTGGATGGGCAGCGCGGAGGGCGCGCTGGCGCTGCTGCTGTTGCTCGACCAGGTGCCGCGCAACGCCTTTCGCGGCAGCGCGCACGCCTACGCCACCGATGGCCTGGCGCGGCGCTACGCGCAATGGGCGTTGGCGGCCGGCTTCGACCAGCAGGTCGAGCCGGGGTTGCGCATGTTCTTCTACCTGCCGTACGAACACGCCGAGGATCCGGGCCTGCAGCGCGAGGCGGTGGAGCTGTTCAGCGCGCTCGGCGATGCCGACAGCCTGCAGTGGGCCACGCAGCACGAGGACATCATCCAGCGCTTCGGCCGCTTCCCGCATCGCAATGCGGCGCTGGGGCGGGAGAGCACGCAGGACGAGCAGCGGTTTCTGGACGAGGGCGGTTTCGCCGGTTGA
- a CDS encoding amidohydrolase, which produces MRHLLLACLGVALCGPAAAASRFVEDPYPSTYRPLASTPVLIEHATVLTGTGERLDDADVLLQDGHVQAVGRALAAPANATRIDGHGKWVTPGIIDVHSHLGVYASPGVSAHSDGNEMTAPVTPNVWAEHSIWPQDPGFGTALAGGVTSLQVLPGSANLVGGRGVTLKNVPATTYQAMKFPGAPWGLKMACGENPKRVYGEKGGPATRMGNVAGYRAAFIDASEYLRKNAPKKKAPEKRHWWSRGAGDNDSSGDSGGKRDLKLDTLAGAINGDIRVHIHCYRADEMTTMLDLAKEFGFKIAAFHHGVEAYKIADRLAQENVCGALWADWWGFKMEAFDGIQENIALVDRPANGCAIVHSDSEEGIQRLNQEAAKAMAAGRRAGIAIAPERAIRWLTSNPAKALGIEKQTGSLEPGKMADVVVWNGSPFSSYALAEKVYIDGAQVYDRADRRLQPTSDFMLGQEAAP; this is translated from the coding sequence ATGCGTCATCTGTTGCTCGCCTGCCTGGGCGTGGCGCTGTGCGGCCCTGCCGCGGCCGCCTCGCGTTTCGTCGAAGACCCTTACCCCAGCACCTACCGGCCGCTGGCGTCCACGCCGGTGCTGATCGAACACGCCACCGTGCTCACCGGCACCGGCGAGCGCCTGGACGATGCCGACGTGCTGCTGCAGGACGGCCACGTGCAGGCGGTGGGCCGCGCGCTCGCCGCCCCGGCCAACGCCACCCGCATCGACGGCCACGGCAAGTGGGTCACGCCCGGCATCATCGACGTGCACTCGCACCTGGGCGTGTACGCCAGCCCCGGCGTCAGCGCGCACAGCGACGGCAACGAGATGACCGCGCCGGTGACGCCCAACGTCTGGGCCGAGCATTCGATCTGGCCGCAGGATCCGGGCTTCGGCACCGCGCTGGCCGGCGGCGTCACCTCGCTGCAGGTGCTGCCCGGATCGGCCAACTTGGTCGGCGGCCGCGGCGTGACCCTGAAGAACGTGCCGGCCACCACCTACCAGGCGATGAAGTTCCCCGGCGCGCCGTGGGGCCTGAAGATGGCCTGCGGCGAGAACCCCAAGCGCGTGTACGGCGAGAAGGGCGGCCCGGCCACGCGCATGGGCAACGTCGCCGGCTACCGCGCCGCGTTCATCGACGCCAGCGAATACCTGCGCAAGAACGCGCCGAAGAAGAAGGCGCCGGAAAAGCGCCATTGGTGGAGCCGCGGCGCAGGCGACAACGACAGCTCCGGCGACAGCGGCGGCAAGCGCGACCTGAAGCTGGACACCCTGGCCGGCGCGATCAACGGCGACATCCGCGTGCACATCCACTGCTACCGCGCCGACGAGATGACCACCATGCTCGACCTGGCCAAGGAATTCGGCTTCAAGATCGCCGCCTTCCACCACGGCGTGGAGGCCTACAAGATCGCCGACCGGCTGGCCCAGGAAAACGTCTGCGGCGCGCTGTGGGCGGACTGGTGGGGCTTCAAGATGGAGGCCTTCGACGGCATCCAGGAGAACATCGCGCTGGTCGATCGCCCGGCCAACGGCTGCGCCATCGTGCATTCGGATTCGGAGGAAGGCATCCAGCGGCTCAACCAGGAAGCGGCCAAGGCGATGGCCGCCGGGCGCCGTGCCGGCATCGCCATCGCACCCGAGCGCGCGATCCGCTGGCTGACCAGCAATCCGGCCAAGGCGCTGGGCATCGAGAAGCAGACCGGCTCGCTGGAGCCGGGCAAGATGGCCGACGTGGTGGTGTGGAACGGCAGCCCGTTCAGTTCCTACGCGCTGGCCGAGAAGGTCTACATCGACGGCGCGCAGGTCTACGACCGCGCCGACCGCCGCCTGCAACCCACTTCCGACTTCATGCTCGGCCAGGAGGCTGCCCCATGA
- a CDS encoding SGNH/GDSL hydrolase family protein, translating to MSQASFATLQHAPLRYLALGDSYTIGEGVANAGRWPLQLAAALRHDGIAIADPQIVATTGWTTDELAAGIDAAAPQGPFALVTLLIGVNNQYRGRALDEYRTQFAALLQRAIGFADGQPRRVLAVSIPDWGVTTFAQTPEHDPVRIGTQIDAFNAAAQACCQARAVRFVDITAASRDGGGSAAMLAADGLHPSAAMYARWTGLLLPAARDALA from the coding sequence ATGAGCCAGGCCAGCTTCGCCACACTCCAGCATGCCCCGCTGCGCTATCTGGCGCTGGGCGATTCCTACACGATCGGCGAAGGCGTGGCCAACGCCGGGCGCTGGCCGCTGCAGCTGGCCGCGGCGCTGCGCCACGACGGCATCGCCATCGCCGATCCGCAGATCGTCGCCACCACCGGCTGGACCACCGACGAACTCGCTGCCGGCATCGATGCGGCCGCGCCGCAGGGGCCGTTCGCGCTGGTGACGCTGCTGATCGGGGTCAACAACCAGTACCGCGGGCGCGCGCTCGACGAGTACCGCACGCAGTTCGCTGCGCTGCTGCAACGCGCGATCGGCTTTGCCGACGGCCAGCCGCGGCGGGTGCTGGCGGTATCGATCCCGGACTGGGGCGTGACCACGTTCGCGCAGACGCCCGAACACGATCCGGTGCGCATCGGCACGCAGATCGATGCGTTCAATGCGGCCGCGCAGGCCTGCTGCCAGGCGCGTGCGGTGCGCTTCGTCGACATCACCGCGGCCAGCCGCGATGGCGGCGGCAGCGCCGCGATGCTCGCCGCCGACGGCCTGCATCCATCAGCGGCGATGTATGCGCGCTGGACCGGCCTGCTGTTGCCTGCGGCGCGCGATGCGTTAGCCTAG
- a CDS encoding class I SAM-dependent methyltransferase: MTRPQALAIARAFLPTHPLGNRYDYYYTRTKLRTDPLYPGVLAALRGTDAPIMDLGCGLGLLAHALRADGQRQRYLGVDIDASKIRRALRIAARSELHDTRFDVVDLGQAWPEHSGSVAILDVLQYLDAAMQANLIRSVAKMLGPGAKLVIRSALGDASGRGRTSRVTDVLAHLAGWMQEVPKCYPTRDSLERQLGDAGLRATFAPLYGNTPFNNWLIVAELR; the protein is encoded by the coding sequence ATGACCCGCCCGCAGGCCCTGGCCATCGCCCGCGCCTTCCTGCCGACGCATCCGCTCGGCAACCGCTACGACTACTACTACACCCGCACCAAGCTGCGCACCGATCCGCTCTACCCCGGCGTGCTCGCCGCACTGCGCGGCACCGACGCGCCGATCATGGACCTGGGCTGCGGCCTGGGCCTGCTCGCGCATGCGCTGCGCGCCGACGGCCAGCGGCAGCGCTACCTCGGCGTGGACATCGACGCGTCCAAGATCCGCCGCGCGCTCCGCATCGCCGCGCGCAGCGAACTGCACGACACTCGCTTCGACGTGGTCGATCTCGGCCAGGCCTGGCCTGAGCACAGCGGCAGCGTCGCGATCCTGGACGTGCTGCAGTACCTGGACGCGGCCATGCAGGCCAACCTGATCCGCAGCGTGGCGAAGATGCTCGGCCCCGGCGCCAAGCTGGTGATCCGCAGTGCCCTGGGCGATGCCAGCGGCCGCGGCCGCACCAGCCGCGTCACCGATGTGCTCGCGCACCTGGCCGGCTGGATGCAGGAAGTGCCCAAGTGCTATCCCACCCGCGACAGCCTGGAACGCCAGCTTGGCGACGCTGGGCTGCGCGCCACGTTCGCGCCGCTGTACGGCAACACGCCGTTCAACAACTGGCTGATCGTGGCCGAACTGCGCTGA